The genomic window GGCGGCCCCCTGCCTGTGGCGTGCTGGATTTATATCGACCACTGGTTTAATTTCCTGATGTACGGCCTGTATCCGAAAGCCGAACAATGGCGCATCAACTCGGCTTATGTCTTGTTGATTGCCGGTATGATCCCGTTGTTCGTTCCCGGCTTTAAGTACAAGGGCTGGGTTTCCGTATTCCTGTTGTTCGTCTTTCCGGTCATCGCCTACTTCCTGTTCGCGGGTGGTTCCTTTAGCTTGCCGGATGTTGAAACACCGCTATGGGGCGGTTTGTTCCTGACCCTTGTCATTGCCATTACCGGTATTGTCGCATCCTTACCCATCGGTATCGTTCTGGCCCTTGGACGACAATCAGACATGCCCATCGTCAAGGCCCTTTGTGTCGCCTTCATTGAATTCTGGCGCGGTGTGCCTTTGATTACAGTGTTGTTTATGTCGTCGGTGATGTTCCCGCTGTTCATGCCCGAAGGAATGACTTTTGATAAATTGATCCGAGCTCTTGTCGGTGTCGCGCTGTTCTCTGCCGCCTACATGGCCGAGGTTGTTCGTGGCGGCTTGCAGGCGATTCCCAAGGGGCAGACAGAAGCTGCGGGCGCACTTGGTCTCAGCTATTGGAAAACCATGGGCCTGATTATCCTGCCGCAAGCCCTGAAGATGGTTATTCCCGGTATTGTCAACACTTTCATCGGACTCTTCAAGGACACCACCTTGGTGCTGATTATCGGCCTGTTTGATTTCCTGGGTGTAATCCAGGCGACCTTCACCAATCCTGAATGGGGTGGCTTCCATACAACGGGTTATGTGTTTGCAGCATTTATTTACTGGTGTTTCTGTTTCTCGATGTCGCGCTACAGCATGCATCTGGAAAAGAAACTTCACACCGGCCATTAATATTCGGAAGTAGACGGAGAAAATTATGTCTGAGATAGAGATTCAACAACCGACCAAGGAAATGATCGTTTCCGACGATGTTATGATCCATATGAACGCGGTTCATAAATGGTACGGTGAATTCCATGTCCTCAAGGACATCAACCTGAAGGTTAACAAGGGTGAAAGAATCGTTGTTTGCGGTCCTTCCGGTTCCGGTAAATCAACGATGATCCGTTGCCTGAACCGCCTGGAAGAGCACCAGCAGGGACAAATTATCGTCGAAGGCACAGAGCTGACAGGTGACTTGAAGCATATCGAGCAAATCCGCCGTGAAGTCGGCATGGTGTTCCAGCACTTCAACCTGTTCCCGCATTTGTCCATTCTTGACAATCTCACCCTGGCGCCCATCTGGGTGCGCAAGATGCCGAAGGCCGAAGCCGAAGACATTGCCATGAAGTATCTGGAACGGGTTAAAATTCCCGAGCAGGCTGCCAAGTACCCGGGCCAGCTTTCGGGTGGTCAGCAGCAGCGGGTCGCCATTGCCCGTTCGCTGTGCATGAGCCCCAAGATCATGCTGTTTGATGAGCCGACATCCGCCCTTGATCCGGAAATGATCAAGGAAGTGCTCGACGTGATGGTCGAACTGGCCCAGGAAGGCATGACCATGATCGTGGTGACCCACGAAATGGGCTTTGCCAAAACCGTCGCCAACCGGGTCATTTTTATGGATGAGGGTCAGATTATTGAAGAGAATGAGCCTAATGAGTTCTTCGATAATCCGCAGAACGACCGCACCAAGCTGTTCTTAAGCCAGATTTTGCATTAGGAATTGATGATGACGAAAAGTCTAAGAGAACGGGCTGAATCTGCGACCAGGGAAGTGAATTCCATCATTGGGGTGTCGGCTGACGATCACTCCAAGGAGGTTGCGGACGCTATTGAGCAGACCATCATCAATGCCCTGCTGGAAGAGCGTCATCGCTGTGCCGATGTTGCTCTTAAATGCTGTGAGGATGATCAGGACAAGGCGCACCAGATTTCAGAAGAAATCCGCCGTGTAAATACGGCGCTGATGGCTAACCTGTCAGCCCTGCGCTAGTGTGATGGTTCTAATATCCGGCGCACTAAGAGCGCCGGATATTAGAACCATCACACGCGATTCAATAAATTAGTGGCCTGCTTAACCCAGCAATTAATGAAATTAATTAGAGCCTCCTCAGAAAGCGACGTCCAATAGAGTTTGTTGATTTGGCTTTGTCATCGGAGCCGTGATGGGTTCTTTTGGAAGGCGTATTTTTTCCATTAAGGCGGTCATCAGGCGGCGATAAAGGCGTTTTGTCAC from Rhodospirillaceae bacterium includes these protein-coding regions:
- a CDS encoding amino acid ABC transporter permease gives rise to the protein MTDRKSTTHDLGDHPDWAPPASTVGAVGWIRSNLLSSPLNIILTLISFWLIYITVPPIISWAFIDAIWSGDSAKSCRNEQGGPLPVACWIYIDHWFNFLMYGLYPKAEQWRINSAYVLLIAGMIPLFVPGFKYKGWVSVFLLFVFPVIAYFLFAGGSFSLPDVETPLWGGLFLTLVIAITGIVASLPIGIVLALGRQSDMPIVKALCVAFIEFWRGVPLITVLFMSSVMFPLFMPEGMTFDKLIRALVGVALFSAAYMAEVVRGGLQAIPKGQTEAAGALGLSYWKTMGLIILPQALKMVIPGIVNTFIGLFKDTTLVLIIGLFDFLGVIQATFTNPEWGGFHTTGYVFAAFIYWCFCFSMSRYSMHLEKKLHTGH
- a CDS encoding amino acid ABC transporter ATP-binding protein produces the protein MIHMNAVHKWYGEFHVLKDINLKVNKGERIVVCGPSGSGKSTMIRCLNRLEEHQQGQIIVEGTELTGDLKHIEQIRREVGMVFQHFNLFPHLSILDNLTLAPIWVRKMPKAEAEDIAMKYLERVKIPEQAAKYPGQLSGGQQQRVAIARSLCMSPKIMLFDEPTSALDPEMIKEVLDVMVELAQEGMTMIVVTHEMGFAKTVANRVIFMDEGQIIEENEPNEFFDNPQNDRTKLFLSQILH